A window of the Bacillota bacterium genome harbors these coding sequences:
- a CDS encoding LL-diaminopimelate aminotransferase: MPEVAARLEKIPPYLFAELDRQREEAVARGVDVIDLGIGDPVDPTPPQVVERLAQAARDPANHRYPSYRGSLRFRRAISDWYRRRFGVRLDPERQVMALIGSKEGLAHLIWAYAGPGDVVLVPDPAYPVYDVQTRLAGAEPWPLPLERERGFLPDLAQVPEEVARRAKLLFLNYPNNPTAAVADLDFWRRAVAWAREHDVLIASDAAYVENTFDGFRAPSALEVPGAEECTVEFYSLSKPFNMTGWRIAAAVGNAAAVAALGRLKTNLDSGQFGAVQEAAVTALEEVGEPFIAAMNEIYRRRRDRAVAALTGAGLHVAPSRGTFYLWVPVPQGESSAGFAARLFRQTGVLVAPGSAYGRQGEGFFRISLTVPDERLDQAMARIEEGFHA, translated from the coding sequence TTGCCCGAGGTGGCCGCACGACTGGAGAAGATCCCCCCCTATCTGTTCGCCGAACTGGACCGGCAGCGCGAGGAGGCCGTGGCGCGGGGCGTGGACGTGATCGACCTGGGGATCGGCGACCCGGTCGACCCGACCCCGCCCCAGGTGGTGGAGCGCCTGGCGCAGGCCGCCCGCGACCCGGCCAACCACCGCTATCCGAGCTACCGGGGCTCGCTCCGCTTCCGGCGCGCCATCAGCGACTGGTACCGCCGCCGCTTCGGCGTCCGGCTCGACCCGGAGCGCCAGGTGATGGCGCTGATCGGCTCCAAGGAGGGGCTGGCCCACCTGATCTGGGCGTACGCGGGTCCGGGCGACGTGGTCCTGGTGCCCGACCCGGCCTACCCCGTCTACGACGTCCAGACGCGCCTCGCGGGCGCCGAGCCGTGGCCGCTCCCCCTGGAGCGGGAGCGGGGCTTCCTGCCCGACCTGGCTCAGGTGCCGGAAGAGGTGGCGCGGCGGGCGAAGCTCCTCTTCCTCAACTATCCGAACAACCCGACGGCGGCCGTGGCGGACCTCGACTTCTGGCGACGGGCGGTGGCCTGGGCGCGGGAGCACGACGTCCTGATCGCCTCCGATGCGGCCTACGTGGAGAACACCTTCGACGGCTTCCGCGCGCCCAGCGCCCTGGAGGTGCCGGGGGCGGAGGAGTGCACCGTCGAGTTCTACTCGCTCTCCAAGCCCTTCAACATGACCGGCTGGCGCATCGCCGCGGCGGTCGGGAACGCGGCGGCGGTGGCGGCGCTGGGCCGGCTGAAGACCAACCTCGACTCCGGGCAGTTCGGCGCCGTCCAGGAGGCGGCGGTCACCGCCCTGGAGGAGGTCGGCGAGCCCTTCATCGCCGCGATGAACGAGATCTACCGCCGCCGCCGCGACCGGGCGGTGGCGGCGCTGACCGGAGCGGGGCTGCACGTCGCGCCCAGCCGGGGTACCTTCTACCTCTGGGTCCCGGTGCCGCAGGGCGAGAGCTCGGCCGGCTTCGCCGCCCGCCTCTTCCGGCAGACGGGCGTGCTGGTGGCGCCGGGCAGCGCCTACGGCCGGCAGGGGGAGGGCTTCTTCCGCATCTCCCTGACGGTCCCCGACGAGCGGCTGGACCAGGCCATGGCGCGCATCGAGGAAGGGTTCCACGCATGA
- a CDS encoding DUF370 domain-containing protein: protein MEIKLINIGFGNIISANRVIAIVSPESAPIKRVVQEARDAGRLIDATYGRRTRAVIITDSEHVVLSAIQPETVAHRMLTREGAAEREPVPNSAPDALVEVDPQE from the coding sequence GTGGAGATCAAGCTCATCAACATCGGCTTCGGCAACATCATCTCGGCCAACCGCGTGATCGCCATCGTCAGCCCCGAGTCCGCGCCGATCAAGCGGGTGGTGCAGGAGGCGAGGGATGCCGGGCGGCTGATCGACGCCACCTACGGCCGGCGGACGCGGGCGGTGATCATCACCGACAGCGAGCACGTGGTGCTCTCCGCCATCCAGCCGGAGACGGTGGCCCACCGCATGCTGACCCGTGAGGGCGCCGCGGAGCGGGAGCCCGTGCCCAACTCGGCGCCGGACGCGCTGGTGGAGGTGGATCCGCAGGAGTGA
- the dapF gene encoding diaminopimelate epimerase, with amino-acid sequence MRFVKMHGLGNDYVFVDAIGGGVSPLEEPGLAGWSDERLQRLAVAVADRHRGIGGDGLILMLRGQSEPFRMRIFNADGSEGEMCGNGIRCVAKYLFDEGYTRERSLAIETRAGLIRTEVGEGDRRSRQVRVDMGPPRSIEEARELEAAGRRWRYRSVSMGNPHAVIFVDDPEAVDVARVGPQIEHHPAFPGRTNVEFVRVDSPERLTMRVWERGSGVTLACGTGACASAVAAAHEGRTGRRVAVDLPGGRLAVEWAADGRVWMTGPAEEVFRGEYPIPF; translated from the coding sequence TTGCGCTTCGTCAAGATGCACGGACTGGGAAACGACTACGTCTTCGTCGACGCCATCGGGGGCGGCGTCTCCCCCCTGGAGGAGCCCGGGCTGGCCGGATGGAGCGACGAGCGGCTCCAGCGGCTGGCAGTCGCCGTGGCGGACCGGCACCGGGGGATCGGCGGCGACGGGCTGATCCTCATGCTCCGCGGCCAGTCGGAGCCGTTCCGCATGCGCATCTTCAACGCCGACGGCAGCGAGGGCGAGATGTGCGGGAACGGCATCCGCTGCGTGGCCAAGTACCTCTTCGACGAGGGCTACACCCGCGAGCGGAGCCTGGCCATCGAGACGCGGGCCGGCCTGATCCGGACCGAGGTGGGCGAGGGTGACCGGCGGAGCCGCCAGGTGCGCGTGGACATGGGACCGCCCCGCTCCATCGAGGAAGCGCGGGAGCTGGAGGCGGCGGGCCGCCGTTGGCGCTACCGCTCCGTCTCCATGGGGAACCCCCACGCGGTCATCTTCGTGGACGACCCGGAAGCGGTGGACGTGGCCCGGGTGGGGCCGCAGATCGAGCATCACCCGGCCTTCCCGGGGCGGACCAACGTGGAGTTCGTCCGCGTCGACTCGCCCGAGCGCCTGACCATGCGGGTCTGGGAGCGGGGTTCGGGGGTCACCCTGGCCTGCGGGACCGGGGCCTGCGCCAGCGCGGTGGCGGCCGCCCACGAGGGGCGGACCGGGCGGCGGGTGGCGGTGGACCTGCCGGGCGGGCGGCTGGCCGTCGAGTGGGCCGCCGACGGCCGCGTCTGGATGACGGGGCCGGCCGAGGAGGTCTTCCGCGGCGAGTATCCCATCCCATTCTGA
- the rpoZ gene encoding DNA-directed RNA polymerase subunit omega: MEGRLDPTLEEVLAAMPRKYAVVNAAAQRARQLLEGAAPAVSKPGSKPVVIALKEIAEGKVSYEVSEGE, encoded by the coding sequence TTGGAGGGTCGACTCGACCCGACGCTGGAGGAGGTGCTGGCGGCCATGCCCCGCAAGTACGCGGTGGTCAACGCGGCCGCCCAGCGGGCGCGCCAGCTCCTGGAGGGGGCGGCGCCGGCGGTCTCCAAGCCCGGCTCGAAGCCGGTGGTGATCGCCCTCAAGGAGATCGCCGAGGGGAAGGTCAGCTACGAGGTGAGCGAGGGCGAGTGA
- the thiI gene encoding tRNA uracil 4-sulfurtransferase ThiI, translating to MRRRLLLLRYGEIGLKGKNRPGFEHQLRRQVAAALARTGVQGVEVAWRNGRLLVVPPPGQEAWERVEQALGRVFGIVSFSPALGVEPERGALEEAALTALEEALREAEARGRPARSFKVEARRVDKRFPLGSLEMNALLGALLHERHPELQVDVHTPDVRVQVEVREREAYVFALTLPGPGGLPLGASGRAMLLLSGGIDSPVAGWMAMRRGIEIEAVHFESFPYTSEQAREKVLELARILAGWSGEMTVHVVHFTDIQTAIYREAPAELGVILMRRAMFRLAEELARRRGALGTVTGENVGQVASQTLESMGVINRVTTLPVLRPLITMDKSQIIEEARRIGTYETSILPYADCCSLFVPAHPATRPRLAEVEGAEARIDWERLLPEALERTVAVSVRP from the coding sequence ATGAGGCGCCGGCTCCTCCTGCTCCGCTACGGCGAGATCGGCCTCAAGGGCAAGAACCGGCCCGGCTTCGAACACCAGCTCCGCCGGCAGGTGGCGGCGGCGCTGGCGCGGACGGGGGTCCAGGGGGTGGAGGTCGCCTGGCGGAACGGCCGGCTCCTGGTGGTGCCGCCGCCCGGCCAGGAAGCCTGGGAGAGGGTGGAGCAGGCGCTCGGCCGGGTCTTCGGCATCGTCTCCTTCAGCCCGGCGCTGGGGGTCGAGCCGGAGCGCGGGGCGCTGGAGGAGGCGGCGCTGACGGCGCTGGAGGAGGCCCTCCGGGAGGCGGAGGCGCGGGGGCGGCCGGCGCGCTCCTTCAAGGTGGAGGCGCGGCGGGTGGACAAGCGTTTCCCCCTGGGCTCGCTGGAGATGAACGCCCTCCTGGGCGCCCTCCTCCACGAGCGCCATCCCGAGCTCCAGGTGGACGTCCACACCCCCGACGTCCGCGTCCAGGTGGAGGTGCGGGAGCGGGAGGCGTACGTCTTCGCCCTCACCCTTCCCGGACCGGGCGGGTTGCCGCTGGGCGCCAGCGGGCGCGCCATGCTGCTCCTCTCCGGCGGCATCGACAGCCCGGTGGCCGGCTGGATGGCCATGCGCCGGGGCATCGAGATCGAGGCCGTCCACTTCGAGAGCTTCCCGTACACCAGCGAGCAGGCGCGGGAGAAGGTGCTGGAGCTGGCGCGCATCCTGGCCGGCTGGAGCGGCGAGATGACCGTCCACGTGGTCCACTTCACCGACATCCAGACCGCCATCTACCGGGAGGCTCCGGCCGAGCTGGGCGTCATCCTGATGCGGCGGGCGATGTTCCGCCTGGCGGAGGAGCTGGCGCGGCGGCGGGGCGCGCTGGGGACGGTGACCGGCGAGAACGTCGGCCAGGTGGCCAGCCAGACGCTGGAGAGCATGGGCGTGATCAACCGGGTCACCACCCTGCCCGTCCTCCGCCCCCTGATCACCATGGACAAGAGCCAGATCATCGAGGAAGCCAGGCGGATCGGCACCTACGAGACCTCCATCCTTCCCTACGCCGACTGCTGCAGCCTCTTCGTCCCCGCCCACCCGGCGACCCGGCCGCGGCTGGCTGAAGTGGAGGGGGCCGAGGCGCGGATCGACTGGGAGCGCCTCCTGCCGGAGGCGCTGGAAAGGACCGTGGCGGTGAGCGTCCGGCCGTGA
- the gmk gene encoding guanylate kinase: protein MSGTAGSTGAPRPRFPGLLFVLSGPSGAGKGSVRKAWLERHPDVRFAPSVTTRAPRTGEEPGVDYLFLDEEGFEDRRRSGELVEWARVFDHAYGTPRRPMEEWLGQGVDVVVEKDVQGAMSLKAAYPEAVFVFILPPSFQELRRRMIRRGTESPEAREMRLAHAAQELSYIGEYDYAVVNDRVERAAELLEAIRRAEHCRAWRQLADGSPLVPEEESSGDGLGAVPAPARHQPQGEG from the coding sequence GTGAGCGGAACGGCCGGCTCGACGGGCGCACCCAGGCCCCGCTTTCCGGGGCTGCTCTTCGTCCTCTCGGGGCCCAGCGGAGCCGGCAAGGGCTCGGTGAGGAAGGCCTGGCTGGAGCGCCACCCCGACGTCCGCTTCGCCCCCTCGGTGACCACGCGGGCGCCCAGGACCGGGGAGGAGCCGGGGGTCGACTACCTCTTCCTCGACGAGGAAGGGTTCGAGGACCGGCGGCGCTCGGGCGAGCTGGTGGAGTGGGCGCGCGTCTTCGACCATGCCTACGGGACGCCGCGGCGCCCCATGGAGGAGTGGCTCGGCCAGGGGGTCGACGTGGTGGTGGAGAAGGATGTCCAGGGCGCCATGAGCCTCAAGGCCGCCTATCCGGAGGCGGTCTTCGTCTTCATCCTTCCGCCCTCGTTCCAGGAGCTCCGCCGGCGCATGATCCGGCGCGGCACGGAGAGCCCGGAGGCGAGGGAGATGCGCCTGGCGCACGCCGCCCAGGAGCTGAGCTACATCGGCGAGTACGACTACGCGGTGGTCAACGACCGCGTAGAGCGGGCCGCGGAGCTGCTGGAAGCGATCCGGCGGGCCGAGCACTGCCGGGCCTGGCGCCAGCTGGCCGACGGATCGCCGCTGGTGCCGGAGGAGGAGAGTTCCGGCGACGGGCTGGGTGCGGTGCCGGCACCCGCGCGGCACCAGCCGCAGGGAGAGGGGTGA
- a CDS encoding cysteine desulfurase family protein, which yields MSEEVYLDHAATSPVRPEAAEVVRRLMEEEWGNPSSVHRKGLEARRAVEEARQQLAAVLAAEPREITFTSGATEADNLALLGGAAARRGWGRKILVSAVEHEAILQPAARLEREGWEVERLPVDREGRLRLDRLEAALDERVAVVAVMLVNNELGTVEPVDQVGALLARRFGHLAPARRPLFHVDAVQGLGKIRLRPRAWGVGSMALSAHKVGGPKGVGAIWLAKELRVEPLLLGGGQERGLRSGTENTAGIAAFGRAAELAEAERAEAVGRLAAWRERLIRGLEELGGRLNGPRPASDGERLAGAAPHIVNVGFPGLRGETLLHALEAEGVYVSTGSACTASRPEPSHVLLAAGLEPALAQGAVRLSLSPWATRAEEIDATLAAFGRALAMLRGAVGEVRR from the coding sequence ATGAGCGAGGAGGTCTACCTGGACCACGCCGCCACCTCCCCGGTCCGGCCGGAGGCGGCGGAGGTGGTGCGGCGGCTGATGGAGGAGGAGTGGGGCAACCCCTCCTCCGTCCACCGCAAGGGACTTGAGGCCAGGCGGGCCGTGGAGGAGGCGCGCCAGCAGCTGGCCGCCGTCCTGGCCGCGGAGCCGCGCGAGATCACCTTCACCTCGGGGGCCACCGAGGCGGACAACCTGGCCCTGCTGGGCGGCGCGGCCGCCCGCCGCGGCTGGGGCCGGAAGATCCTGGTCAGCGCCGTGGAGCACGAGGCGATCCTGCAGCCCGCCGCCCGGCTGGAGCGCGAGGGCTGGGAGGTGGAGCGTCTTCCTGTCGACCGCGAGGGCCGCCTCCGGCTGGACCGGCTGGAGGCCGCCCTGGACGAGCGGGTGGCCGTCGTGGCGGTGATGCTGGTCAACAACGAGCTGGGCACCGTGGAACCGGTCGACCAGGTGGGCGCCCTCCTGGCCCGCCGCTTCGGCCACCTGGCGCCCGCCCGGCGACCGCTCTTCCACGTGGACGCGGTCCAGGGGCTGGGGAAGATTCGCCTGCGGCCGCGCGCCTGGGGGGTGGGCTCCATGGCGCTCAGCGCCCACAAGGTGGGCGGGCCCAAGGGCGTCGGGGCGATCTGGCTGGCCAAGGAGCTGCGCGTGGAGCCGCTCCTCCTGGGCGGAGGACAGGAGCGGGGGCTCCGCTCGGGCACGGAGAACACCGCCGGCATCGCCGCCTTCGGGCGCGCGGCGGAGCTGGCGGAGGCGGAGCGGGCGGAGGCGGTCGGCCGGCTGGCGGCCTGGCGCGAGCGGCTGATCCGCGGCCTGGAGGAGCTGGGAGGGCGGCTGAACGGGCCGCGTCCGGCCAGCGACGGGGAGCGCCTGGCGGGGGCGGCGCCGCACATCGTGAACGTCGGTTTTCCCGGCCTGCGGGGAGAGACGCTTCTCCACGCCCTGGAGGCCGAGGGTGTCTACGTCTCCACCGGTTCGGCCTGCACGGCCAGCCGGCCGGAGCCGAGCCACGTCCTGCTGGCTGCGGGCCTCGAGCCGGCGCTCGCCCAGGGGGCGGTGCGGCTGAGCCTCTCCCCCTGGGCGACGCGGGCGGAGGAGATCGATGCGACCCTGGCCGCCTTCGGGCGAGCCCTGGCGATGCTGAGGGGAGCGGTGGGGGAGGTGCGGCGATGA